From Vicinamibacterales bacterium:
GGCCGTGTATGGTGCCGCGGTCCTGTTCGGCGCGGCGGGACTTGCCCTGTCGTGGATGGCGCGAGCGCCGGCAGCGCACGTCGATGCGCCATCGCTCAAGCTGGCGTTCGTCGCGCCGCCAGGCCTGACGTTGACGCCCTTCGGGTCGAACGGATATCCGCAATTCGCGCTCTCACCCGACGGATCGCGTCTCGCCTATGTCGCGAGCGCCTCGGGACGCGCGCCCTCGCTGTGGGTGCAGCGGCTGGATTCGCGCACGCCGCAGGAGATTCCCGGCAGCGCCGACGCGTCGGCGCCGTTCTGGTCGCCGGACAGCCAGTCGATCGCGTTCTTCAGCGAAGGCAGGCTTCGCCGCGCCGGGTTGGCGAGCGAGCAATCGCAGGTGCTCGCCACCACGGATGCGACGGGCGGAACATGGAGCGGAGACGTGATGCTGCTGGGGAGCGGCGTCGGTCCAATCCGCCGGGTGTCGGCCGCGGGAGGAGGATTGACCGCGGTGACGACCATCGAGCCCGGCGAGGTCGGCCACCGATGGCCGCAGTTCCTTCCGGACGGGAAGCATTTCATCTACTCCCTCGTACGCTCCGGCGGAGCGCGCATCGCCGCCCTCGATTCGAACACGTCGTCGGCGCTCATCGCGTCGGTGTCGACGGTGGTCCCGTTGGGGTCGTCGCATGTGCTGTTCGTGCCGCCGCAGTCGACGACGCTGCAGACGCAGCAACTGGACCTCGGGTCGCTGAAGCTGACCGGCGCGCCAGCCGACGCCGCTGAAAGCGTGCGCTATGTCGCCGGCGCGGGTTATCCGCCGGTGTCCGTGTCGAAGACCGGTCTGCTGGCGTACTGGGACGGCACCACGGTCGCGACGGCACTCACCTGGTACGATCGGACCGGCACGGCACTTTCGGGATTGCCCGCCCCCCGCGATCCTGCCACGTTCGAAATCTCGCCGGACGGCCGCCAACTCGTGTACCTACGCAACGCCGCGGAGGGCGGCGGCATCTGGTTGATGAACATGGCGGGGGTCACGTCACGGCTGCCGGTGTCGATGGCGGGCGCCGCACGGCCGATATGGTGGCGCGACGGCGCGTCCATCGCGTTCAGTTCCGCCGGCAGCGCGGGAATCACGGTCGGCAGACGGGCATTGAGCGGCGCCGGGGGGGAGCAGGTGCTCGGAACGGTCGCAGTTGCCGGGCTTGCCAACACCGGATCGGGAAACTTCTATGCGAACGACTGGACGCGCGACGGGCGGGCGGCACTGCTCAGCCTGACGCAGCTGGAAACCGGCCGGGACATTCTGGTCTTTTCCGCCGACAGCGGCCAGTCCACGCCGTTCGTGGAGGCGCCGGGCAGCCAGGTGCAGCCGCGATTCTCGCCGGATGAGCGCTGGGTGGCATACGCGTCGAACGAGACCGGGCGCTGGGAGGTGTTCGTCGAGAAGTTTCCGCTCGCGGGCGTGCACCAGCAGGTGTCGTACGGCGGCGGCGCCCAGCCGGTGTGGCGGCGCGACGGCAAGGAGCTCTTCTACAGCGCCCCGGACGGGAAGCTGATGGCGGTTGCGGTGACGCCGGGCGACCGTTGGGTTCCCGCCAATCCGCGGACGCTGTTCGCCACGCGGATGCGCGCCCTCTACCCGCCGTTTCCATACACGTTCGACGCCGCTCCGGACGGCCAGCGCTTCCTGGTCAAGGAGGTCAGGCCCGAGACCGGGGCGGTGATCAGCCTCATCACCAGCTGGCGGCCGCGCTAGCCATTACTTGGAATTACATAACCATTACGTATAATGGCGTAATGGCGGCTGCCAATCCGTTCGTCTACGGCGAAGTCGTCACCGCCGCCGCCTTCGCCGACCGCGACGAGGAGCGCGCCCGGCTGACCAGCGACCTGGCGGAAGGGCAGAAGGTCTTCCTGATTTCTCCCCGCCGCTACGGCAAGTCGTCGCTCATTCGCGACGTCATGAAGGGGCTCGCCGGGCGCGGCCTGCTCACCGCGGAGGTCACCGTCGCGGCCTCCAGCTCGTACGTCGGCTTCCTCGAAGCGTACGCGCGGGCGCTGCTGAGCGCGGAAACGCCGGCGGGCGCGCTGCGACGCTGGGCCGCGGAGCTGCTGAAGACGGTCCGTCCCGAGCTGCGCTTCGACGCGCAGCCGACAGGCGAGCCGCGGCTGTCGGTGACCTTTCCGGCCGTGCGCTCCGCCCGCGACACCGCCCGTCTGGCGGCGGAAGTGTTCGCGCTGCCGGCGAAGATCGCCGCCGCGCGCGGGCGGCGCATGGCGATCGCCCTCGACGAGTTCCAGACCATCG
This genomic window contains:
- a CDS encoding protein kinase — its product is MQLSPGDRLGPYEILAPIGQGGMGQVYKARDTRLDRTVAIKILPPLLASDRQFRDRFDREARAISQLDHPHICPLHDVGQHDGTAYLVMPYLDGGTLEQRLERGALPPGDAVPIAIQIAEALARAHGAGIVHRDLKPANIMLTKSGARLLDFGLARTTGAAPLHTTAVTQPARLTGEGTIIGTFHYMAPEQIEGAEGDARTDVWGFGCVLFEMLTGTRPFDGKTTASVLANILNAPVPPVRERHPRVSRVLDHVVRRCLEKDPDARWQSMADVAHELRWAATAEEPLAQPRASWWKQPAVYGAAVLFGAAGLALSWMARAPAAHVDAPSLKLAFVAPPGLTLTPFGSNGYPQFALSPDGSRLAYVASASGRAPSLWVQRLDSRTPQEIPGSADASAPFWSPDSQSIAFFSEGRLRRAGLASEQSQVLATTDATGGTWSGDVMLLGSGVGPIRRVSAAGGGLTAVTTIEPGEVGHRWPQFLPDGKHFIYSLVRSGGARIAALDSNTSSALIASVSTVVPLGSSHVLFVPPQSTTLQTQQLDLGSLKLTGAPADAAESVRYVAGAGYPPVSVSKTGLLAYWDGTTVATALTWYDRTGTALSGLPAPRDPATFEISPDGRQLVYLRNAAEGGGIWLMNMAGVTSRLPVSMAGAARPIWWRDGASIAFSSAGSAGITVGRRALSGAGGEQVLGTVAVAGLANTGSGNFYANDWTRDGRAALLSLTQLETGRDILVFSADSGQSTPFVEAPGSQVQPRFSPDERWVAYASNETGRWEVFVEKFPLAGVHQQVSYGGGAQPVWRRDGKELFYSAPDGKLMAVAVTPGDRWVPANPRTLFATRMRALYPPFPYTFDAAPDGQRFLVKEVRPETGAVISLITSWRPR